In Prescottella soli, a genomic segment contains:
- a CDS encoding alpha/beta fold hydrolase: MVDSSARVVHRNLDVDGVHVFYRESLPERADAPVLLLLHGFPSGSHQFRRLIDALGARYRVIAPDCPGSGYTETPDRFVYSFDRLADVVEGFVQRLGVDRFAMYIFDFGAPVGFRIAERRPEWISGLIVQNGNAYEEGLGDALRQLVALDPESPGTADTVGSFMTAGATRGQYETGVSAPEQLDPDSWTLDQHFLDLPGRKEAQAALLFDYHSNVERYDRWQTWLRTHTPPTLIVWGRHDPFFGEPGAHAYLGDLPHAELHLFDTGHFALETHLSRIAPVIADFLDRTTV, encoded by the coding sequence GTGGTCGATTCAAGCGCTCGTGTCGTTCACCGTAATCTGGATGTCGACGGCGTTCACGTCTTCTATCGCGAGTCCCTGCCAGAGCGGGCCGACGCGCCCGTGTTGCTGCTGCTGCACGGCTTTCCGTCGGGGTCGCACCAGTTCCGTCGGCTCATCGACGCGCTGGGTGCGCGCTACCGGGTGATCGCTCCGGACTGTCCCGGCTCCGGCTACACCGAGACGCCCGATCGATTCGTCTACTCGTTCGACCGACTTGCCGACGTCGTCGAAGGCTTCGTCCAGCGATTGGGTGTGGACCGGTTCGCGATGTACATCTTCGACTTCGGCGCACCGGTCGGATTCAGGATCGCCGAGCGTCGCCCCGAGTGGATCTCGGGTCTGATCGTGCAGAACGGCAACGCCTACGAGGAGGGATTGGGCGACGCACTCCGCCAGCTCGTTGCTCTGGACCCCGAATCACCGGGCACGGCGGACACCGTCGGCAGCTTCATGACCGCGGGGGCCACGCGCGGCCAGTACGAGACGGGTGTTTCGGCCCCCGAGCAGCTCGACCCCGACAGCTGGACCCTCGATCAACACTTCCTCGACCTGCCGGGACGCAAGGAGGCGCAGGCGGCACTGCTCTTCGACTACCACTCCAACGTCGAGCGCTACGACCGTTGGCAGACCTGGTTACGCACGCACACGCCGCCCACCCTCATCGTCTGGGGTCGTCACGATCCGTTCTTCGGCGAGCCCGGCGCGCACGCCTACCTGGGCGATCTGCCCCACGCCGAACTCCACCTCTTCGACACCGGTCATTTCGCGCTCGAGACGCACCTGTCTCGAATCGCTCCTGTCATCGCCGACTTCCTCGACCGCACGACGGTCTGA
- a CDS encoding MarR family winged helix-turn-helix transcriptional regulator, whose protein sequence is MTDADRVNAASRDGREDIDDLDFLSFVDFAVRKTTRAMPDVDPVSMKLVLELTRVASALVYDLESTVHRPGGWSWPGFRVLFVLWLAGPSEAKRVAKLSGMSRAAVSALVNTLERDGYVTRRRSDVDRRAVELRLTDAGLEAITTTYAEHNRREQVWASALTKPERTILIGLLEKLATSSSPELHTRD, encoded by the coding sequence ATGACCGACGCCGACCGCGTGAACGCTGCGAGCCGTGACGGCCGCGAGGACATCGACGACCTCGACTTCCTGTCGTTCGTCGACTTCGCGGTGCGCAAGACGACCCGGGCGATGCCCGACGTCGACCCGGTGTCGATGAAACTCGTCCTCGAACTGACCCGTGTCGCCAGCGCGCTGGTCTACGACCTCGAATCCACCGTGCACCGTCCCGGCGGGTGGAGTTGGCCCGGCTTCCGGGTGCTGTTCGTGCTGTGGCTGGCCGGCCCCAGCGAGGCCAAGCGGGTGGCGAAGCTGTCCGGCATGAGCCGCGCGGCGGTGTCCGCCCTGGTCAACACCCTCGAACGCGACGGGTACGTAACGCGTCGTCGCTCGGACGTGGACCGTCGGGCCGTCGAGTTGCGGCTGACCGACGCCGGGCTCGAGGCCATCACCACGACGTACGCCGAGCACAACCGGCGCGAGCAGGTCTGGGCGAGCGCGCTCACCAAGCCTGAGCGGACGATCCTGATCGGACTGCTGGAGAAGCTGGCGACGTCGTCGTCGCCGGAGCTCCACACCCGCGACTGA
- a CDS encoding LysR family transcriptional regulator produces MNVELRHLRALVAVIDAGTFTSAAERLNITQPALTRTIQQLEATLGTRLLDRTSRSMTPTEDGRAFAERIRLVLGDLDAAIASAQSNRTVRLGFSWLLPDPWAHDTIAACEERSGARVLLQRCDDPLTALRDGAIDAAVMRGPVPDGVLAVHHLFSEPRIAAVSARSPLAERDTVTWDELGTYPLVVNTLTGTTRAESWTEPDPSREIVTCTNFDEWLELIAADRGVGAVPIAARRRVHHHNVRFVDIDDAAPTAVSLVYVASRVTPLVRVLRDCALTEAHRVRR; encoded by the coding sequence ATGAATGTCGAGCTGCGGCATCTGCGGGCGTTGGTCGCGGTGATCGATGCCGGAACCTTCACCTCCGCGGCCGAGCGACTGAACATCACGCAACCCGCGTTGACCCGAACGATCCAGCAACTCGAAGCGACCCTCGGAACCCGCCTGCTGGATCGGACGTCGCGGTCGATGACGCCGACCGAGGACGGGCGGGCGTTCGCGGAGCGTATTCGCCTCGTGCTCGGCGATCTGGATGCCGCGATCGCGTCCGCGCAGAGCAACCGGACGGTGCGGCTCGGATTCAGCTGGCTGCTTCCGGACCCGTGGGCGCACGACACGATCGCCGCGTGCGAGGAACGCTCGGGTGCGCGCGTGCTGTTGCAACGGTGCGACGATCCGCTGACGGCGCTGCGCGACGGCGCCATCGATGCGGCTGTGATGCGCGGGCCGGTCCCCGACGGGGTGTTGGCCGTGCATCACCTGTTCTCGGAGCCGAGGATCGCGGCAGTCAGCGCCCGCTCACCTCTCGCGGAGCGGGACACGGTCACGTGGGACGAACTGGGTACGTACCCGTTGGTCGTCAACACCCTGACCGGGACGACGCGCGCCGAGTCCTGGACGGAACCCGACCCGAGTCGAGAGATCGTGACCTGCACCAACTTCGACGAGTGGTTGGAGTTGATCGCCGCCGACCGGGGAGTGGGGGCGGTGCCGATCGCCGCCCGACGTCGCGTGCACCACCACAACGTCCGCTTCGTCGACATCGACGACGCCGCTCCGACCGCGGTGAGCCTGGTGTACGTCGCGTCCCGCGTGACCCCACTGGTGCGGGTCCTGCGGGACTGCGCGCTGACCGAGGCCCACCGCGTCCGGCGGTGA
- a CDS encoding FAD-dependent monooxygenase yields the protein MGVNHIHTGTVAVIGNGPVGQTTALLLARWGVRVVLLDGRAERDPIGSKAICQQRDVLEVWAAIGVGEQIASEGVTWDTARTFHREHELFSQQFVDHGQSPFPPFVNVSQARTEELLDDAIAKQPLIEVRWGHPVERIDQDAAEVRLVCATDAGPVTVAADYAVMATGSRSSELRRQLGVGFPGRSFDDKFLICDIQADIPGWGNERRFYFDPEWNPGRQVLIHPCPDSTFRIDWQVPGDYDLDAEADSGALDTRIRQIIGDTPYRIVWKSVYRFHARLADRMRVGRVLLAGDCAHIVSPFGARGLNSGVGDAENAAWKLAFVLRGWADPSLLETYDLERRAAAEENLDVTSATMDFLVPQTDEQHARRLSTLEAATSDPAARAAVDSGRLAEPFWYVDSPLTTPDARRPFAGRPERGVSPAPVPGVLVPDVPVSVRGQSCARLREIARHGVLLLHGGDVDPAEVRRIALAATHAPIRLHALADVDTSGLLTAATRAEANEVWVVRPDAHIAAVVDGSDRQALAAALRRAVGVEVTVGDRQAG from the coding sequence ATGGGCGTCAACCACATTCACACCGGCACCGTCGCCGTGATCGGCAACGGCCCGGTCGGGCAGACCACCGCCCTGCTGCTCGCGCGGTGGGGCGTGCGGGTGGTGCTGCTCGACGGGCGGGCCGAGCGGGATCCGATCGGGTCCAAGGCGATCTGCCAGCAGCGGGACGTGCTCGAGGTGTGGGCCGCGATCGGCGTCGGGGAACAGATCGCGTCCGAGGGCGTCACGTGGGACACCGCGCGCACGTTCCACCGCGAGCACGAGCTGTTCTCGCAGCAGTTCGTCGACCACGGCCAGTCGCCGTTCCCGCCCTTCGTCAACGTCTCCCAGGCCCGCACCGAGGAACTGCTCGACGACGCGATCGCCAAGCAGCCGCTCATCGAGGTGCGGTGGGGCCACCCGGTCGAGCGCATCGACCAGGACGCGGCCGAGGTCCGGCTCGTGTGCGCGACGGACGCCGGCCCGGTGACGGTGGCCGCCGACTACGCGGTGATGGCCACCGGGTCGCGCAGCAGTGAGCTGCGCCGCCAGCTCGGCGTCGGGTTCCCCGGCCGGTCGTTCGACGACAAGTTCCTCATCTGCGACATCCAGGCCGACATCCCGGGCTGGGGCAACGAGCGGCGCTTCTACTTCGACCCCGAGTGGAACCCGGGCCGCCAGGTGCTGATCCACCCGTGCCCGGACTCGACGTTCCGCATCGACTGGCAGGTGCCGGGCGACTACGACCTCGACGCCGAGGCCGACAGCGGCGCGCTGGACACCCGGATCCGCCAGATCATCGGCGACACGCCGTACCGGATCGTGTGGAAGTCGGTGTACCGCTTCCACGCTCGGCTCGCGGACCGCATGCGGGTGGGCCGGGTCCTGCTGGCGGGAGACTGCGCGCACATCGTCTCGCCGTTCGGTGCGCGCGGGCTGAACTCCGGTGTCGGCGACGCCGAGAACGCCGCGTGGAAGCTGGCGTTCGTGCTGCGCGGGTGGGCCGACCCGTCGCTGCTCGAGACCTACGACCTCGAGCGGCGCGCGGCCGCCGAGGAGAACCTGGACGTCACGTCCGCGACGATGGACTTCCTGGTGCCGCAGACCGACGAGCAGCACGCCCGACGCCTGTCGACGCTCGAGGCCGCGACGTCCGATCCCGCGGCGCGGGCCGCCGTGGACTCGGGGCGTCTGGCCGAACCCTTCTGGTACGTCGACTCGCCCCTGACGACGCCGGACGCCCGGCGTCCGTTCGCCGGCCGCCCGGAGCGGGGCGTCTCACCCGCCCCGGTGCCGGGTGTGCTGGTGCCGGACGTCCCGGTGAGCGTGCGCGGACAGAGCTGCGCCCGACTCCGGGAGATCGCCCGGCACGGCGTGCTGCTGCTGCACGGCGGCGACGTGGATCCGGCCGAGGTCCGACGGATCGCGCTGGCCGCGACGCACGCCCCGATCCGGCTCCATGCACTCGCCGACGTCGACACCAGCGGGCTGCTCACGGCCGCAACCAGAGCCGAGGCGAACGAGGTGTGGGTCGTCCGGCCCGACGCCCACATCGCCGCGGTGGTCGACGGCAGTGACCGCCAGGCACTCGCGGCCGCGCTGCGACGGGCCGTGGGCGTCGAGGTGACGGTCGGCGACCGACAGGCCGGCTGA
- a CDS encoding MBL fold metallo-hydrolase, whose protein sequence is MAELSFASSADLGEKEQTLEVLADGVYALTAEGDPNLGAIEGEDFLVCFEALATPVAAQDWLAKLRQHTDKPVRYLVLSHYHAVRVLGASAFDAEIIVAHENTRKLIAERGKEDWASEFGRMPRLAKGADSVPGLTWPTMTFSDELTIDLGGDRGDLVLKHLGRGHTEGDIVAWLPQQKILFAGDLVEAQAALYTGDAFHRDWATGTLDGVKALGAEALIGGRGAVSRGRAEVDAAIEQTRHFLNVMLTEVGAVQQRGGTLKEAFEATHAALFEKYGHWPIFEHCLPFDVSRVWDELSGIERPVIWTAERDREVWAQLQG, encoded by the coding sequence ATGGCCGAACTGTCCTTCGCGTCCTCCGCCGATCTCGGCGAGAAGGAGCAGACCCTGGAGGTCCTCGCCGACGGCGTCTACGCGCTCACGGCCGAGGGCGACCCCAACCTGGGGGCGATCGAGGGCGAGGACTTCCTCGTCTGCTTCGAGGCCCTCGCGACGCCGGTCGCCGCACAGGACTGGCTTGCGAAGCTGCGCCAGCACACCGACAAGCCGGTGCGCTACCTGGTGCTCTCGCACTACCACGCGGTGCGGGTGTTGGGCGCGTCCGCGTTCGACGCCGAGATCATCGTCGCGCACGAGAACACCCGCAAGCTGATCGCCGAGCGCGGCAAGGAGGACTGGGCGTCCGAGTTCGGCCGCATGCCGCGCCTGGCGAAGGGCGCCGATTCCGTGCCCGGTCTGACGTGGCCCACCATGACGTTCTCCGACGAGCTGACCATCGACCTCGGCGGTGACCGCGGCGATCTGGTGCTCAAGCACCTCGGCCGCGGACACACCGAGGGCGACATCGTCGCGTGGCTGCCGCAGCAGAAGATCCTCTTCGCCGGCGACCTCGTCGAGGCGCAGGCCGCGCTCTACACCGGCGACGCCTTCCACCGCGACTGGGCCACAGGCACTCTCGACGGGGTCAAGGCCCTCGGTGCCGAGGCGCTGATCGGTGGACGCGGTGCTGTGAGCCGGGGCCGCGCGGAGGTCGATGCCGCGATCGAGCAGACCCGCCACTTCCTGAACGTGATGCTCACCGAGGTCGGCGCGGTCCAGCAGCGTGGCGGCACCCTCAAGGAGGCGTTCGAGGCCACCCACGCCGCCCTGTTCGAGAAGTACGGCCACTGGCCGATCTTCGAGCACTGCCTGCCGTTCGACGTCTCCCGCGTGTGGGACGAGCTGTCCGGTATCGAGCGCCCGGTGATCTGGACGGCGGAGCGCGACCGCGAGGTCTGGGCCCAGCTGCAGGGCTGA
- a CDS encoding YbfB/YjiJ family MFS transporter has product MNLPTRTETAASPRHARATVVRAAAGLAAAMGVGRFVYTPLLPLMQEQTGISHSDTALVATANYLGYFLGAIALAVHPSGARSRTLFRSSIVALVASELVMVAVADVRVWLVARAVAGVASAAVFVYCATAVVGHPSAGVTFTGVGVGIATSGLLVAVLGPVVSWNALWVVAAATTAAYAAIAWKLPPGAPPPRPADGSRARTSPSARWWTLGAGYFLEGLGYIILGTFLVAAVSAGGAEWTGPAAWVVVGLAAIPSPLLWARALRRWSAESLLAFALLLQAVSALLPALVDGPAAALLAAILFGGTFMGITLLAMDSALGLGIPRAAAALTAVYGLGQILGPLVVAPMLGDGFRSAFVCAAVVLVVAAVLAAATRRRQTVVRSRKSAMTGAIRDRCVSSAK; this is encoded by the coding sequence GTGAATCTGCCGACCCGGACCGAAACGGCGGCCTCGCCCCGGCACGCCCGCGCGACGGTGGTGCGCGCCGCGGCGGGACTCGCCGCGGCGATGGGTGTCGGCCGATTCGTGTACACCCCGCTGCTCCCCCTGATGCAGGAGCAGACCGGGATCTCGCACTCCGATACCGCGCTGGTCGCGACCGCCAACTATCTCGGGTACTTCCTGGGCGCCATCGCGCTGGCCGTCCACCCCTCCGGAGCGCGCTCGCGGACCCTGTTCCGTTCGTCGATCGTCGCGCTCGTCGCGAGCGAACTCGTGATGGTCGCCGTGGCGGACGTCCGTGTGTGGCTGGTCGCGCGCGCCGTCGCCGGCGTCGCCAGCGCCGCGGTGTTCGTCTACTGCGCCACGGCCGTGGTCGGCCATCCGTCGGCGGGCGTGACGTTCACCGGCGTGGGGGTCGGTATCGCGACCTCGGGCCTGCTCGTCGCGGTGCTCGGCCCGGTCGTGTCGTGGAATGCGCTCTGGGTCGTCGCGGCGGCGACCACGGCCGCCTATGCCGCGATCGCCTGGAAACTGCCGCCGGGGGCTCCTCCCCCACGACCTGCCGACGGATCCCGGGCACGCACGTCCCCGTCGGCGCGGTGGTGGACACTCGGCGCCGGCTACTTCCTCGAGGGCCTGGGCTACATCATCCTCGGCACGTTCCTGGTGGCGGCGGTGTCGGCCGGGGGTGCGGAGTGGACGGGGCCCGCGGCGTGGGTGGTCGTCGGACTCGCCGCGATTCCGTCGCCGCTGCTGTGGGCGAGGGCGCTGCGCCGCTGGTCGGCGGAGTCGCTGCTCGCGTTCGCACTGCTGCTGCAGGCCGTCTCCGCGTTGCTGCCCGCGCTGGTCGACGGCCCGGCAGCCGCCCTGCTCGCGGCGATCCTGTTCGGCGGGACGTTCATGGGCATCACCTTGCTGGCCATGGATTCTGCACTCGGGCTGGGCATTCCGCGGGCGGCGGCGGCGTTGACCGCGGTCTACGGGCTCGGCCAGATCCTCGGACCGCTCGTGGTGGCGCCGATGCTCGGGGACGGGTTCCGCTCGGCCTTCGTCTGCGCTGCAGTGGTTCTCGTGGTGGCCGCCGTTCTGGCGGCTGCGACCCGACGCCGTCAGACCGTCGTGCGGTCGAGGAAGTCGGCGATGACAGGAGCGATTCGAGACAGGTGCGTCTCGAGCGCGAAATGA
- a CDS encoding DUF485 domain-containing protein, producing the protein MPSAHIPEVTMSLGLSPADAARPDSPASPDPLAADAGLDAILAVARRRRRVSLVSAAVLLTVFMGYIVLTTSTSVLSGRFAGLGLAYWAGFGVFVGILVVAQFYVRWARRMDGIIDAHLAELDLPKAGE; encoded by the coding sequence ATGCCTTCCGCTCATATCCCCGAGGTGACCATGTCGCTTGGCCTGTCGCCGGCCGATGCCGCGCGCCCAGACTCCCCGGCTTCGCCGGATCCGTTAGCCGCCGATGCCGGCCTCGACGCGATTCTCGCCGTCGCTCGCCGTCGTCGCCGCGTCTCGCTCGTCTCGGCGGCGGTGCTCCTGACCGTCTTCATGGGCTACATCGTGCTGACGACCTCGACCAGCGTGCTGTCCGGTCGATTCGCCGGCCTCGGCCTGGCCTACTGGGCCGGCTTCGGGGTCTTCGTCGGAATCCTCGTCGTCGCGCAGTTCTACGTCCGCTGGGCGCGCCGCATGGACGGCATCATCGATGCTCACCTGGCCGAGCTCGATCTCCCGAAGGCTGGTGAGTGA